Proteins co-encoded in one Acidithiobacillus caldus ATCC 51756 genomic window:
- the pilB gene encoding type IV-A pilus assembly ATPase PilB: MALSPDTLTLNPMLRALAAQGLGDEATLRELANDPKRGNRPLLFHLVDKGAVKASALMAYLSNRYNVPMLDLEAVQIDDTVVAKVDRQLMARHQVLPLSRHRDTLFLAVADPTDFKAIEEIKFNTGLQVTPILVEADKLSKAVAAVTSSMQGKLEDLFVDDGKKSGESDEFDLGRDAEGVDDAPVVRFVQQLLLDAIQKGVSDIHLEPYERDIRVRYRLDGVLQDVLHPPIALREGVTSRLKILCKLDISERRLPQDGRLRVRVPPARIIDFRVSFLPTNFGETIVLRLLDPASSKVPIEALGFLPEQRKAFEDAIHRPYGMILVTGPTGSGKTTTLYTALNILNTGDVNISTAEDPVEIPVYGINQVNINERIGLNFAAALRSFLRQDPDIIMVGEVRDLETAETAIKAAQTGHLVLATLHTNDAPQSLTRLENMGIPTYNIAGAVHLVMAQRLARKLCPVCKTPLKIPEQALLEAGFAVDDLQGWRPLGPKGCDECNQTGYKGRIGLYQVMPVSDAMRDIIMRGGTSMDLARQAQTEGVLSMRQAGLQRVREGLTSLEEVLRVTNL; this comes from the coding sequence ATGGCTCTCAGCCCAGACACCCTGACCCTCAACCCCATGCTGCGGGCCCTGGCAGCCCAGGGCTTGGGCGATGAGGCCACCCTGCGCGAGCTGGCCAATGACCCCAAGCGTGGCAACCGCCCCCTGCTTTTTCATCTGGTGGATAAAGGGGCCGTAAAGGCGTCGGCCCTCATGGCCTACCTGTCCAATCGCTACAACGTCCCCATGCTGGATCTGGAAGCGGTGCAGATAGACGACACGGTAGTGGCCAAGGTGGATCGGCAACTCATGGCGCGCCATCAGGTCCTACCCCTGTCCCGCCATCGCGACACCCTTTTCCTTGCCGTGGCCGATCCCACGGACTTCAAGGCCATCGAAGAGATCAAGTTCAACACTGGCCTGCAGGTCACCCCCATCCTGGTGGAGGCGGACAAACTCTCCAAGGCCGTCGCCGCCGTCACCAGCAGCATGCAGGGCAAGCTCGAGGATCTCTTCGTCGACGATGGCAAGAAATCCGGAGAGTCGGACGAGTTCGACCTGGGTAGGGATGCCGAGGGCGTCGACGACGCCCCGGTCGTGCGCTTCGTCCAGCAGCTGCTGCTGGACGCCATCCAGAAAGGCGTGTCCGATATCCACCTCGAACCCTACGAGCGCGACATTCGCGTGCGCTATCGCCTGGACGGAGTATTGCAGGATGTGCTGCACCCGCCCATTGCCCTGCGCGAAGGGGTAACCTCCCGCCTCAAGATCCTCTGCAAGCTGGACATCTCCGAGCGGCGTCTGCCCCAAGATGGGCGCTTGCGGGTGCGGGTGCCACCGGCACGCATCATCGATTTCCGCGTGTCTTTCCTGCCCACCAACTTCGGCGAGACCATCGTCCTGCGCCTGCTGGATCCCGCCAGTTCCAAGGTGCCCATCGAGGCCCTGGGTTTCCTGCCCGAACAGCGCAAAGCCTTCGAGGACGCCATCCACCGCCCCTACGGCATGATCCTCGTCACTGGGCCCACGGGCTCGGGCAAAACCACGACCCTGTATACCGCCCTGAACATCCTCAATACCGGCGATGTCAATATCAGTACGGCGGAAGACCCCGTGGAAATACCGGTCTACGGCATCAATCAAGTCAACATCAACGAACGCATCGGCCTAAACTTCGCCGCCGCCCTGCGTTCCTTCCTCCGGCAAGATCCGGACATCATCATGGTCGGCGAGGTGCGCGACCTGGAAACGGCGGAGACGGCCATCAAGGCAGCGCAGACCGGCCACCTGGTCCTCGCCACCCTGCACACCAACGATGCCCCGCAAAGCCTCACCCGTCTGGAAAACATGGGCATCCCCACCTATAACATAGCCGGCGCCGTGCACCTGGTGATGGCGCAGCGCCTCGCCCGCAAGCTGTGCCCGGTGTGCAAGACACCCCTGAAGATACCCGAACAGGCCCTGCTGGAGGCTGGTTTTGCCGTCGACGATCTGCAGGGATGGCGCCCCTTGGGTCCCAAAGGCTGCGACGAGTGCAACCAGACGGGCTACAAGGGGCGAATCGGTCTGTATCAGGTGATGCCCGTCAGCGATGCGATGCGCGATATCATCATGCGCGGTGGCACCTCCATGGACCTCGCACGCCAGGCGCAGACGGAGGGTGTCCTGAGCATGCGCCAGGCCGGCCTGCAGCGGGTGCGCGAGGGCTTGACGAGTCTCGAAGAGGTCCTGCGCGTCACCAACCTGTGA
- a CDS encoding sensor histidine kinase, whose protein sequence is MATYRLLIAAALLLLLKLPLGRSDLVLPPQNLPHLLDVAWAAVGLSLLYLGILRFSTDFADRPLFHWLQVSGDGLIVLLLLHYGGGLAGPFAILPLLLMISTAKLLRGRGAFLFVWLLLILLLLEFFLLGPEHTRLPLGQLLVYLLALVAVAFLADSLVVSLERSNRLTRERDVELGNLNLLNQEIIQQVDSGLLVLDRQNRVVLSNPAGRRLAGYERWQDVPVALDVVQPSLAAALRQGELHENREVSVASEGGERLSLLIRLIALPQGPYRLLILRDATELREREREAQMAALGRLAANIAHEIRNPLSSVRHATDLLREYVQDEPGSLHLFRILERETLRIDRIIDSVLEMARPRPAHPEPIVLHSWLPVLLDQLAADPGLATLRIQLPKTNDGPVVFADPAHLRQVFANLLQNAAQHAGADAAEILVEITWHATGDGTVEIRLRDHGPGIPEESMERIFEPFFTSDARGTGLGLSMVRELLRLNHGTIAARNHREGGAEFVLELPAWDGGKIQ, encoded by the coding sequence GTGGCCACCTACCGCCTGCTCATCGCTGCAGCGCTCCTGCTCCTGCTCAAGCTCCCCCTTGGCCGCAGCGATCTGGTTCTGCCGCCCCAGAACCTGCCCCACCTCCTGGATGTCGCCTGGGCCGCCGTGGGCTTGAGCCTGCTCTACCTCGGCATCCTTCGGTTCAGCACCGATTTTGCCGATCGTCCGCTCTTCCACTGGCTCCAGGTATCCGGCGACGGACTCATCGTCTTGCTGCTCCTGCATTACGGTGGCGGTTTGGCGGGCCCCTTCGCCATCTTGCCTCTGCTGCTGATGATCTCTACGGCCAAGCTGCTGCGCGGGCGCGGCGCCTTCCTCTTCGTCTGGCTCCTGTTGATCCTGCTCCTGCTGGAGTTCTTCCTGCTCGGACCGGAGCACACCCGGCTACCCCTGGGTCAGCTGCTGGTTTACCTGCTCGCCCTGGTAGCCGTGGCCTTTCTGGCCGACAGCCTGGTGGTCAGCCTCGAGCGCAGCAATCGCCTGACGCGCGAGCGGGATGTGGAGCTTGGCAACCTGAATCTCCTCAATCAGGAGATCATTCAGCAGGTGGACTCGGGCCTTTTGGTGCTGGATCGCCAGAATCGGGTGGTACTCAGCAACCCTGCGGGCCGGCGTCTTGCGGGATATGAACGATGGCAGGACGTCCCCGTGGCCCTGGACGTCGTGCAGCCCAGTCTGGCAGCGGCGCTGCGCCAGGGCGAACTGCACGAGAACCGGGAAGTCTCGGTGGCCAGCGAGGGAGGCGAACGACTCAGTCTCCTCATCCGCCTCATTGCCTTGCCCCAAGGCCCCTACCGCCTCCTCATCCTGCGCGACGCGACGGAGCTGCGCGAACGCGAGCGCGAGGCGCAGATGGCCGCCTTGGGACGGCTGGCCGCCAACATTGCCCACGAAATCCGCAATCCCCTGAGTTCGGTGCGCCACGCCACGGATCTGCTGCGGGAATACGTGCAAGACGAGCCGGGCTCCCTCCACCTTTTCCGCATCCTCGAGCGCGAGACGCTGCGCATCGACCGTATCATCGACTCCGTGCTGGAAATGGCCCGGCCGCGCCCAGCACATCCGGAGCCCATCGTCTTGCACAGCTGGTTACCCGTGCTGCTGGACCAGTTGGCCGCCGACCCAGGTCTGGCCACGCTGCGAATCCAGCTGCCCAAAACGAACGACGGGCCAGTCGTCTTCGCAGATCCCGCCCATCTGCGCCAGGTCTTTGCCAACTTGCTGCAGAATGCGGCCCAACACGCCGGCGCCGATGCCGCCGAGATCCTGGTGGAGATCACCTGGCACGCCACGGGCGATGGCACGGTGGAGATACGCCTGCGCGATCACGGTCCCGGAATTCCCGAAGAATCCATGGAACGCATCTTCGAGCCCTTTTTCACCAGCGATGCGCGGGGCACGGGCCTTGGGCTGTCCATGGTCCGCGAGCTTCTGCGCCTGAACCACGGTACCATAGCGGCTCGGAACCACCGTGAGGGCGGCGCGGAGTTCGTGCTGGAACTGCCGGCCTGGGATGGAGGAAAGATCCAGTGA
- a CDS encoding prepilin peptidase gives MIPEMLLVALTGLLVGSFLNVVVHRVPRRESILYPASHCPACGHTLRPWENIPVLSWLWLRGRCRACGVVIPWRYPALEILAAVLALLVFWRLGWSARLPGALCFAWALLALTWIDLETQLLPDRITKPGILAGLLLNGLGLWWPGIALASPESALLGVLLGYGVLWLLAAGYFYFTQRPGMGGGDLKFLGMIGAWLGWQGMAMTLFIAAIVGGFVATLYLLLGKGRDYAIPFGPYLALGAALMLLWPQEILSAYLRFLGP, from the coding sequence GTGATTCCTGAGATGCTACTCGTCGCCCTCACGGGCCTTTTGGTGGGCAGTTTTCTCAACGTCGTCGTCCATCGGGTGCCGCGGCGCGAGTCCATCCTGTATCCCGCTTCCCACTGCCCGGCGTGCGGTCACACGCTGCGCCCCTGGGAAAACATTCCCGTGCTCAGCTGGCTGTGGCTCCGCGGTCGCTGTCGTGCCTGTGGGGTCGTCATTCCCTGGCGTTATCCCGCCCTGGAGATCCTTGCCGCCGTGCTTGCCCTGCTGGTGTTCTGGCGCTTGGGCTGGAGCGCGCGATTACCGGGCGCCCTATGCTTTGCCTGGGCTTTGCTGGCCCTGACTTGGATCGATCTCGAAACCCAGCTACTTCCCGATCGCATCACCAAGCCCGGCATCTTGGCCGGTCTCCTGCTCAACGGTTTAGGCCTGTGGTGGCCCGGGATCGCGCTGGCAAGCCCCGAGAGTGCACTACTGGGTGTTCTACTGGGCTATGGCGTCCTGTGGTTGCTGGCGGCGGGCTACTTCTACTTTACCCAAAGACCCGGCATGGGCGGTGGCGATCTCAAGTTTCTGGGGATGATCGGCGCCTGGCTGGGCTGGCAGGGGATGGCCATGACCCTGTTCATCGCCGCCATTGTCGGCGGTTTCGTCGCGACCCTTTATCTGCTCCTGGGCAAGGGCCGCGATTACGCCATCCCCTTCGGCCCCTACCTGGCGCTGGGTGCCGCCTTGATGCTCCTCTGGCCGCAGGAGATCCTTTCCGCCTACCTGCGTTTCCTCGGGCCCTGA
- a CDS encoding ClpXP protease specificity-enhancing factor: protein MLGSHMVLPESAKPHLLQAIYAWCLEQDLTPYLLVLVNYPGVAVPPGYDRDGRIVLDISPSATQGLQMADSWIQFQARFGGVARRIDIPMAAVLAIYAAETQEGMGFPEPTLPQEPEPDAARDKGGSSAGGNERPSLRVIK, encoded by the coding sequence GTGCTCGGGAGTCACATGGTGTTGCCGGAATCTGCCAAACCCCACCTTTTGCAGGCCATCTACGCGTGGTGTCTGGAACAGGACCTGACCCCATATCTGCTGGTTCTGGTCAATTATCCGGGCGTGGCGGTACCGCCGGGCTATGACCGCGATGGTCGCATCGTTCTGGATATCTCGCCTTCGGCAACCCAAGGACTGCAGATGGCCGATTCCTGGATCCAATTTCAGGCTCGCTTTGGCGGTGTAGCCCGTCGTATCGATATTCCCATGGCCGCGGTATTGGCCATTTATGCCGCCGAGACGCAGGAGGGGATGGGTTTTCCAGAACCCACCCTGCCCCAGGAACCGGAGCCCGACGCAGCCAGAGACAAGGGCGGTAGTAGCGCGGGCGGCAACGAGCGACCCAGCTTACGGGTAATCAAATGA
- a CDS encoding DUF3426 domain-containing protein has product MEVTCPRCESTFAVEPRALRQHQGLVRCTVCQQVFRVELAALATSAEDGSSGSRWGRRLLLTLIALLVLVLIVQVLWWTRSYAYAATSTPVRQALLSAAARLDVQIPWPGPNREIRIVQSSVEPLPDRLAEIRGKIRNDAHLVQAYPVIQVTLSNSYGGTIARLEFQPSEYLGPDRHAADGFVPGEDVSFLLRSPKLVAAPGYQVTLLSRP; this is encoded by the coding sequence ATGGAAGTCACCTGTCCGCGTTGTGAGTCCACTTTTGCCGTCGAACCCCGAGCCCTGCGCCAGCACCAGGGTCTCGTGCGCTGCACCGTCTGTCAGCAGGTTTTCCGGGTGGAGTTGGCGGCCCTGGCGACCAGCGCAGAGGATGGCAGTAGTGGCTCGCGCTGGGGTCGACGACTGCTGCTCACGCTGATAGCGCTCCTGGTCCTGGTGCTCATCGTGCAGGTGCTCTGGTGGACGCGCAGTTATGCCTATGCTGCCACTTCGACACCGGTGCGCCAGGCGTTGCTGAGTGCGGCGGCTCGTCTGGATGTCCAGATCCCCTGGCCCGGGCCCAACCGCGAGATCCGCATCGTGCAAAGCTCCGTCGAGCCACTTCCCGATCGTCTGGCGGAAATTCGCGGGAAAATCCGCAACGACGCCCATCTCGTACAGGCCTATCCGGTCATTCAGGTCACGCTGAGCAACAGCTATGGAGGCACCATTGCCCGTCTGGAGTTCCAGCCCAGTGAGTACCTCGGTCCGGACCGGCACGCGGCCGATGGTTTCGTTCCTGGGGAAGATGTGTCTTTTCTTCTGCGCAGTCCCAAACTGGTGGCCGCACCGGGCTATCAGGTCACCTTGTTGAGTCGGCCATGA
- a CDS encoding class 1 fructose-bisphosphatase: protein MQIGTTLSQFIIEETRLYPGATGDFAALLNDLTVACKFIAAQVQRGALVGALGSAGTDNVQGEAQKKLDIISNDAILHSMDWTGHLAGMVSEEMDAPYVLPAGIPRGKYLLLFDPLDGSSNIDVGISVGTIFSVLRAPVAGRDAVAADFLQPGVEQVAAGYALYGSSNMLVYSTGYGVNGFTLEPSIGEYVLTHTQMRIPEDTSEYAINASNHRHWQEPVRRYIDELMAGRDGPRGRDFNMRWVGSMVADVHRLLCRGGIFLYPFDTRDPAKPGKLRLLYEANPMAFLVEQAGGAASTGTQRILEMEPQSLHQRVPVILGAKNEVERCVAYHREG, encoded by the coding sequence ATGCAGATCGGTACCACACTGAGCCAGTTCATCATCGAAGAAACCCGTCTGTACCCGGGTGCCACGGGGGATTTCGCCGCACTCCTCAACGATCTCACCGTGGCCTGCAAGTTCATTGCCGCCCAGGTCCAGCGCGGCGCGCTGGTGGGTGCGCTGGGCAGCGCCGGTACCGATAACGTCCAGGGAGAGGCGCAGAAAAAACTCGACATCATCAGTAATGACGCCATCCTGCACTCCATGGACTGGACTGGACACCTCGCCGGTATGGTATCCGAGGAGATGGACGCACCCTACGTACTGCCAGCAGGTATCCCGCGCGGCAAGTATCTGCTGCTTTTCGACCCCCTGGACGGCTCCAGCAACATCGATGTCGGCATCAGTGTGGGCACCATCTTCAGCGTGCTGCGCGCACCGGTGGCCGGCCGCGACGCGGTGGCAGCCGACTTTCTCCAGCCCGGTGTCGAGCAGGTGGCCGCAGGTTACGCCCTCTACGGTTCCAGCAACATGCTGGTGTACAGTACGGGCTATGGCGTGAACGGCTTTACCCTGGAGCCCAGCATCGGTGAGTACGTGCTGACCCACACCCAGATGCGCATTCCCGAGGACACCAGCGAGTACGCCATCAACGCCAGTAACCACCGACACTGGCAGGAACCAGTGCGGCGCTACATCGATGAGCTGATGGCGGGTCGCGATGGTCCTCGGGGGCGGGATTTCAACATGCGCTGGGTGGGTTCCATGGTGGCCGACGTCCACCGGCTGCTCTGCCGCGGCGGTATCTTCCTGTACCCCTTCGACACCCGCGACCCCGCCAAGCCCGGTAAGTTGCGCCTGCTGTACGAAGCCAATCCAATGGCGTTTCTGGTGGAGCAGGCTGGTGGCGCCGCCAGCACCGGAACCCAGCGGATTCTGGAGATGGAACCGCAGTCCCTGCACCAGCGCGTGCCCGTGATCCTGGGCGCCAAAAACGAGGTGGAACGCTGCGTCGCCTACCACCGGGAAGGGTGA
- a CDS encoding sigma-54-dependent transcriptional regulator — protein MNASVRQRKRALIVDDEPTIVELLGITLEGMGVEVLACHSLAEAFAALGKGPPSLCLTDLRLGDGSGMQLLHKVRELYPQVPVAVITAYASAEGAVEAMRAGAFDFMTKPIELARLRRLVSEAIALGELPRESVDLSERLVGESPGMVALRERVRLLGRSNAPVHIRGESGTGKELVARAIHDASPRREKAFIAVNCGAIPENLMESEFFGAEKGAYSGAVQRREGLFVAANGGTLFLDEIAELPLTTQVKLLRVLQERVVRPLGGLREQSIDIRLICATHRDLRRMVEEGTFREDLFYRINVVPIEIPPLRERREDIPLLAQTLLQRLCQRHGRPPANLAPAALAWLSNRDFPGNVRELENLLERALALQSQPLLHREDLEPTAELAVARAPLPAAAPAADTALTKRLAEAEWRYLADLQIRLGDRPEEMAKALGISLQSLHLRLARGGSNRDS, from the coding sequence GTGAATGCCAGTGTTCGGCAAAGGAAACGGGCGCTCATCGTCGACGATGAGCCCACCATCGTGGAACTGCTGGGTATCACCTTGGAAGGCATGGGGGTCGAGGTCTTGGCTTGCCATAGCCTGGCCGAAGCCTTTGCCGCCCTGGGCAAGGGCCCACCATCGCTGTGCCTGACGGATCTGCGCCTGGGCGACGGCTCGGGCATGCAACTCCTGCACAAGGTCCGCGAACTCTACCCGCAGGTGCCGGTGGCGGTGATCACCGCCTACGCCTCGGCGGAGGGCGCGGTGGAAGCCATGCGCGCCGGCGCCTTCGACTTCATGACCAAGCCCATAGAACTGGCACGTCTGCGCCGCCTGGTGAGCGAGGCCATCGCCCTTGGGGAGTTGCCCCGGGAGAGCGTAGATCTCAGCGAGCGCCTGGTGGGCGAAAGCCCCGGCATGGTGGCCCTGCGCGAGCGCGTTCGCCTGCTGGGACGCAGCAATGCACCGGTGCATATTCGCGGTGAATCGGGCACCGGCAAGGAACTGGTGGCCCGCGCCATACACGATGCAAGCCCACGTCGGGAAAAGGCATTCATTGCCGTCAACTGCGGCGCCATCCCGGAAAATCTCATGGAGAGCGAGTTTTTTGGTGCCGAAAAAGGTGCCTATTCCGGCGCCGTGCAACGGCGGGAAGGACTCTTCGTGGCAGCCAATGGTGGCACGCTCTTTCTCGACGAAATAGCCGAACTGCCGCTGACCACGCAGGTGAAACTGCTGCGGGTGCTGCAAGAGCGGGTGGTGCGACCGCTGGGTGGCCTGCGCGAGCAGAGTATCGATATCCGCCTGATCTGTGCCACCCACCGCGATCTGCGCCGGATGGTGGAGGAGGGCACTTTTCGCGAAGACCTCTTCTACCGCATCAATGTCGTACCCATAGAGATTCCGCCCCTGCGCGAACGCCGCGAGGACATCCCGCTACTGGCGCAAACGCTACTGCAGCGCCTCTGCCAGCGGCACGGACGTCCCCCGGCGAACCTCGCCCCCGCTGCGCTGGCCTGGCTGTCCAACCGCGATTTCCCGGGCAACGTACGTGAGTTGGAGAACCTCCTGGAGCGGGCGCTCGCCCTACAGTCACAGCCACTGCTGCACCGGGAAGATCTGGAGCCCACGGCGGAGCTCGCGGTGGCGCGGGCGCCACTGCCCGCTGCCGCACCCGCCGCGGACACGGCCCTCACCAAGCGCCTGGCCGAGGCAGAGTGGCGCTATCTGGCCGACCTGCAGATCCGCCTTGGCGATCGACCCGAGGAAATGGCAAAGGCCCTGGGCATAAGCCTACAATCGCTCCATCTGCGTCTCGCCCGGGGAGGATCGAATCGTGATTCCTGA
- the zapD gene encoding cell division protein ZapD, producing MAHYEFPLQERTRNLLRLESVFTSLDGELSPKTLRSHLRAFLELLDFCQRPELRLDLILELERLLQALKGWAQSPESDATALSLWQDDCRRQLQQLRELPRPLGESLLHQEILQLARGRLAVAGGFADSDIPLLALWQQQAPARTAERLQRWRAELVVLERSVATILSFLRASQSWSLERSRDGRFVLSLNPRQPVALATVMLGDDQDEAYPKLSGGAHRLHVQFFQWLDPGPSRALESDLDFRLGLSAC from the coding sequence ATGGCCCATTATGAATTCCCGCTGCAGGAGCGTACCCGCAACCTGCTCCGCCTAGAGAGCGTGTTTACCAGCCTCGATGGAGAACTGAGCCCCAAGACGCTGCGCAGCCACCTGCGCGCCTTTCTCGAGTTGCTGGATTTCTGCCAGCGTCCGGAACTGCGGCTCGATCTGATTCTGGAGCTCGAACGCCTGCTCCAGGCCCTGAAGGGGTGGGCCCAGAGTCCGGAATCCGATGCTACGGCGCTATCCCTTTGGCAGGACGACTGTCGCCGACAGCTACAGCAGTTGCGGGAACTCCCTCGACCCCTCGGGGAATCGCTGCTTCACCAGGAAATCCTGCAACTGGCCCGCGGCCGCTTGGCCGTTGCCGGAGGTTTTGCGGATAGCGATATTCCGCTACTCGCGCTCTGGCAGCAGCAAGCACCGGCCCGCACCGCCGAACGTCTGCAGCGTTGGCGTGCCGAGCTTGTAGTTCTCGAACGCAGTGTCGCCACGATCCTTTCCTTTCTTCGCGCGTCCCAATCCTGGTCGCTGGAGCGCAGCCGCGATGGGCGTTTCGTCCTCTCCCTCAATCCACGGCAACCCGTGGCGCTGGCAACGGTGATGCTCGGGGACGACCAGGACGAGGCCTATCCTAAACTCAGCGGCGGTGCGCACCGCCTCCATGTGCAATTTTTCCAATGGTTGGACCCTGGACCCAGCCGCGCGCTAGAATCCGATCTGGATTTTCGCTTAGGGTTGAGCGCCTGTTAA
- a CDS encoding lytic transglycosylase domain-containing protein yields the protein MKFWLGLASCLGILAAMPVQADIYAYTDANGVIHLTNIPQKQKPYRMVMRTRNVTTVATPPRTVNPIAQKELQPIVDRAAERFGVSAALINAVIRAESGFNSAAVSPKGAMGLMQLMPATASRFGVSDAFSPVENIEGGTAYLAHLIKRFGGDLKLAIAAYNAGPQAVVQAGYTVPPYRETQNYVPRVLAYYQQFVGGQFAGQQFNGSPSNRSPVPMPVRGPQVIQLSSP from the coding sequence ATGAAATTCTGGCTTGGGCTGGCAAGCTGTCTTGGGATTCTGGCCGCCATGCCGGTCCAGGCCGACATCTACGCCTATACCGATGCGAATGGTGTCATCCACCTGACCAACATACCACAGAAACAGAAGCCGTATCGAATGGTCATGCGCACGCGCAACGTAACCACAGTGGCCACGCCGCCGCGTACGGTCAATCCCATCGCCCAAAAGGAACTGCAGCCCATCGTCGACCGCGCCGCTGAGCGCTTTGGCGTCAGCGCCGCCCTCATCAATGCCGTCATCCGCGCCGAGTCCGGTTTCAACAGCGCTGCCGTCTCACCCAAAGGCGCCATGGGCCTGATGCAGTTGATGCCGGCAACGGCCAGCCGCTTCGGTGTGAGCGACGCCTTTAGTCCCGTGGAAAATATCGAGGGTGGCACGGCTTACCTGGCGCACCTCATCAAACGTTTTGGTGGCGACCTGAAACTTGCCATTGCCGCCTACAATGCCGGACCCCAAGCCGTGGTGCAGGCGGGCTATACCGTCCCACCCTATCGGGAGACTCAGAATTATGTCCCCAGGGTACTCGCCTACTACCAGCAGTTTGTCGGTGGGCAGTTTGCCGGTCAGCAGTTTAACGGGAGTCCAAGCAACCGCAGCCCTGTGCCCATGCCGGTGCGGGGTCCGCAGGTCATTCAGTTGTCGAGTCCGTAA
- a CDS encoding helix-turn-helix domain-containing protein has product MSRPSLHDCVRSVVEEYLDDLHDEAPLALHERVLAEAERALLQTVMQRAEGRRVVAAAWLGINRNTLTKKLQRYGLDN; this is encoded by the coding sequence ATGAGCAGGCCGTCGCTGCACGACTGTGTGCGTAGCGTCGTCGAGGAGTATCTGGATGATCTGCACGACGAGGCGCCCCTGGCCCTGCACGAGCGCGTTTTGGCCGAGGCGGAGCGGGCCCTCTTGCAGACGGTGATGCAGCGCGCCGAGGGGCGGCGTGTCGTTGCCGCCGCTTGGCTCGGTATCAATCGCAATACCCTGACCAAGAAGCTGCAGCGTTACGGACTCGACAACTGA
- the coaE gene encoding dephospho-CoA kinase (Dephospho-CoA kinase (CoaE) performs the final step in coenzyme A biosynthesis.), which yields MTGGIACGKSTASRVLQRAGATLLDADEIARDLVAPGTDSWRRIRDRFGPTSLLPDGSLDRAWLRREVFSDATQRQWLEALLHPQIRAEFLRRTQALEQQGVAPAVIVWVIPLLLEGGYDTLVDGILVIDCSRDRQWQRLRERSHWTDAEIAAVLARQADPARRRAAAHWIIANDGSEAELSERVLAWWKGVQSA from the coding sequence TTGACGGGAGGTATTGCCTGCGGCAAATCGACGGCCAGCCGAGTATTGCAGCGCGCCGGGGCCACCCTGCTGGATGCCGACGAGATCGCCCGCGATCTGGTGGCGCCGGGCACGGACAGTTGGCGTCGTATCCGCGATCGCTTCGGGCCCACCTCTCTGCTGCCCGATGGCAGCCTCGACCGCGCCTGGTTACGCCGTGAGGTGTTCTCCGATGCCACCCAAAGACAATGGCTGGAGGCGCTGCTGCATCCGCAGATCCGCGCCGAATTCCTGCGCCGCACCCAGGCCCTGGAGCAGCAAGGGGTAGCCCCTGCGGTCATCGTATGGGTCATTCCTCTGCTGCTGGAGGGCGGTTACGACACGCTGGTGGACGGTATCCTCGTCATCGACTGCAGCCGCGACCGCCAGTGGCAGCGTCTGCGCGAGCGCTCGCACTGGACAGACGCGGAAATCGCCGCCGTGCTCGCGCGTCAAGCCGACCCCGCTCGTCGGCGCGCCGCCGCTCACTGGATCATTGCCAACGACGGCAGTGAGGCCGAACTCAGCGAGCGGGTTCTAGCCTGGTGGAAAGGTGTACAGAGCGCCTGA
- a CDS encoding complement resistance protein TraT, with the protein MLFGSVEYRRILAYGVAAAGVVALSGCAATQVALEHRNLDVQTKMSNTIFLNPVPPSEEAVYVQFKNTSDKNLDVAALEQEIDANLTSQGYRIVPYNEAHYLLQINVLSVGKMSQAAAQKSLTDGYGGAAFGALAGGTIGQSYTGAGAGALVGGAIGLIADSMVKNTTYAMITDVQVAERSKAPVSQQTNANLQQGTSTTTTQEVAGTGHWIDYRTRIVSTANQVNLSFKKAVPLLQAQLVHSISGII; encoded by the coding sequence ATGTTGTTTGGTTCGGTTGAGTATCGTCGCATCCTGGCCTACGGTGTGGCAGCGGCGGGCGTAGTGGCCCTGTCCGGCTGTGCAGCGACTCAGGTAGCCCTTGAACACCGCAATCTCGACGTCCAGACCAAGATGTCCAACACCATCTTTTTGAACCCCGTACCGCCGTCCGAGGAGGCCGTTTACGTCCAGTTCAAGAACACCTCGGACAAGAATTTGGACGTGGCGGCTCTGGAGCAGGAAATCGACGCCAACCTGACGAGCCAGGGCTATCGTATCGTCCCCTACAATGAAGCGCACTACCTGCTGCAGATCAATGTGCTGTCCGTGGGCAAGATGTCTCAGGCGGCGGCCCAGAAATCCCTCACCGACGGTTATGGCGGGGCTGCCTTCGGCGCTCTTGCCGGCGGCACCATCGGCCAGAGCTACACGGGTGCAGGCGCCGGTGCCCTGGTGGGCGGTGCCATCGGTTTGATCGCCGATTCCATGGTCAAGAACACCACCTACGCCATGATTACGGACGTCCAGGTGGCGGAGCGGAGCAAGGCGCCGGTATCGCAGCAGACCAACGCCAACCTGCAGCAGGGCACCAGTACCACCACGACGCAGGAAGTCGCTGGTACGGGCCACTGGATAGACTACCGCACCCGCATCGTCTCGACGGCCAATCAGGTCAATCTGAGTTTCAAGAAGGCCGTGCCGCTGCTGCAAGCCCAGTTGGTACACAGCATCTCCGGCATCATCTGA